AACTGATTTATGGTCTTCTTAAAAAGGCCTGAACTTCCAATTCCAACATTTTATTCTAAGGTCTATAtaccaaattaaaaaacaaaaaatctgcagtaGGTTCTGAGTTACAGTTACAGTCTCTAAATACAAAAGGAATTCAAGGGATTAAAAGACTATCCTCAATTGAAAGAATAACTTAAActcaataaaaaatactttattaatcccagagggaaattaaatgtaataaaaaaagagctcctcttcatcctcctcccgGTGTTCCTAATGTCATCTGCAGGAATActccactcagtcagaaacaaccaatcagagccaggaggagggtcttagtgctgtgaATCAAACCTGTGTACATGCTGATCACCACTGTCCAGACCCACAACATGAAGTCACacagctgaactctgacctgcagcagcagctgtctgGAGGTGAAGCTCCACAGACTTAAGAAGAACCAGACTGACTGCCCTCAGCATGGTGCCGTCTGGTTTCAGGCCTTCCTTTTCTCGCCCTCCAAAGAACATGGCCCGTTCCACCTGCAGGCTCTGCAGCCAGTCAGCAGCCACTGCCTGTAAGACGCACTGAGCCAGCCCACAGCGGTCAGCATGCAAATCTCTGTGCTCCTGTACGGACAGAGCCACTCCCTCCAGGGACCAGTCCTCTCCCAGCTTCTGAAGCAGAACTCTCTTGAGCAGAAGTAGGATTCGCTTTTTCACAAAGtagtcagagcagcagctgaCGGTCAGCAGGAGTGCTGCAGACTGGACTGCAGGTATCCTCTGGCTTCTCAGGTTGAGCCCAGCTCCACAAACCAAACCCGATGCAGTCAGAACCTCCAGCAGGTCCAACAGCAGACAGAACGTCGTCCTCCATGAGCCGCCGAAGCCAACGTCCGTCCTCTCTTCAGGAAGCAGCTTAGAACACAAAGCAGTCAGGCTGCAGTCAAACGCCGCCACGACCTCTGCAAGGAGCACTGATGGAGGAACAGACAGACACGCAACGTTAGACCCAAAAACAGAGAGTCAGTGGTAAGCAGAGGGTGAGCAATGTGCAGCACAGATTAAATACTGCAGGATTTATTCGGAGATATCCACAAGGGAACTAAGTGATCCTGAACACTGAAGCAGGATGTACAGAAACCAACAGGAAGTACCGTGATTCGACTGTTTGAGAAGCTTTTTGACAACTTCAGTGAGAGACCAAAGGCAGGCGTCAAGTtcaggagcaggaggagagctGCTGAAAGCCTGCACACACTGCTTCTGCCAAACAGGACTCACTGCACCCTGGAGAGGTCACATATAGAgggttttatgaaaaaaaaataataataaaaaatcatcaCTGAGCAGAATGTACCAGTATTAACTGTTTGTGCAGCTGGATCACAAACCAGGTTGGAGGTTTAGGAGAAGAAATAGGAACAGGATACAAAGTGGAGGAATCAATTTATTGAAAACTCAATTAAACTCAATTCAATCTAAATTACatatagtttatttattccaaaagaaaatgaaaatctgtgatGAAGAACTGCGGGAGATAATGCAGCTCAGCAGTCCGGCCACATTCAGAGGCAGAACGTCTCTGTGGGAGTCAcagccatatttttttttttttaattttaaatatagatttatgcacaaatttaacaaatggtCTTTAATAACTGTCCAGCCTAAGTTTGAATGCAGCTctcatttctttctctgtgtttcaAGGCTCTGCttacacaaaatgaaaatacgTCATTTTTCCGACAGTCTTAAGATTTTCATGATCTGAActatatttgaatttaaaatgaacagattaCAATGTGTAATGGTCTTTGAGTCCAGACAATGtggcagttttagtttttaacctTTACATTTATGAACTTGTTAGATTATTACTATTATGCTCCACAGACCAGCAGAAGAGTATGACAGCATGCGGGCGTTGTAGTAGttagaaaaataagtaaatttccactaaaagaaaaaaaaaaagtgagtttaatctcagacaatttctaaaacaagaacaatttACTCCCTCATACACTGGCCCATTTACAGCGAGGTGGAAGAGAGACCGGCACCTACATTCAGAAGTCTGTTACAATGTTCCACCAGAACATAGATAGTTTCATTATTTGACAAGAATCAGCTCAGCACTGCAGGAGTCCTGAAGGTAAGAATGTTCTGGAAACgtcgttttttcttttctttgaactACTCACTGATGTGCTGATGAGGTAgagaacacacacagatgcagacTTTGCAGCCAGATGTGAGATCACCTGATCCTCAGACTGGAAGTGGAGCACCTGAGGAGCAAAGCGGGTTCTTCATGTGACGTCTTCTAATGTTTGTCTGTGGTTTCACCCAGTAGGTTACTTACAAGCTGAGACATGAGGTCCATGCGGTCAAACAGCAGGCTGAGGATGTCCCCCCAGGGACCCCGGACAGCTCCATGCAGGCTGTGAGCGGACACCCCGCAGCAGATCTTCCTCAGCAGAGTCAGACTGAAGACAATCAGCTCCCACGCGGCTTCAGCGCCTTCCTGCGTGTCCCTTTCCGGCACCTGTCCACAAACGCCAGAAAAAAGCAGCCTCGCAACCTCAGCGTCGCTTAGTTTAGGACATGCTCCTCCGAGAAGAGCCCGGTAGCAGTGAGACAGCTCTCTGATGGAGGACGGCCCGGGACTCTGCGGGACATCCATCCTTCCGCTCAGAGAAAAATAGGATCATAGCTACATCTGATcaagttcattttgtttttcttgttcccCACTGAtgggtttcttcttcttcttgttgttgttgtttgttcttctttgatgtttattggcggttggcaaacaacgAAATTGTTGCACTACCGCCACCGGCTGGTAGTAATCAGCTGTGTTCATTTGAGATCAAATATTATAACTTCAACTTTTTTGAGTTATTTCTAAATAGATCAACTAAATCTAGTAGAgcttaaattgtatttaaatttgaatCAAGTATTGTCTTTCTCGTTAGtagtttttatattgtttcaTCACAGTATTCAAACTTTCCCCTGCAATGTTTCCCCAAAATAAAGAGTACTATTCAGGCTAGTACTTAGCCCAAATCTTTCTTCCATTGCTTTTGCCTTTTCTcattaatttcctgttttattaaaaccaatAATTCCACGTGGTTCCAGTGGCCCCCTTTGcattagtgtttttgttgttgttatctcaaatgaagcatttttttaaattgcggTTTGCAAACAACTGGGTGAATTACAGCAATTTTGAGAATTTTAATATGGGTCAGAATCTATTTTCTCCCActgtaatctttaaaaaaaatttaaataaacccCCTGACAATCTCCTGCCCCATTATACTCACTCTCCTCCAAAAATTCCTTAATTATTTTGAACTAAGTcctctcattttctcttcttATTTAGACTCCACATTAATAAATCTCTCATCTATTTAATTGGTGGAAAAACATTCTGTGCTGTTTCTTGTTGTCTAAAATAATCACAATctcttttgtcacatttattggAGATATTAGTTGTAGCTACTATTCAGCGCAGAACTACCAAATCtaattttatcactttttctAAACTCTTCCACTCTCTTTTGAATATTACAACAGCGAACCTTGATTTCTTCATTCTAATTGATCTTGCTTTTTTAGTTTACGTACAGCTTAACTACTTTTTACTTctcttttgctcatttttacaTTCATATCAACAATTGTTGCAGGATTCTAGCAGGTTTTTTTACCTAACTTGTGTCCTTTTATTCAATTATGTGCAGGGAACCATGACAACTGAGTCCTACAGAACCTACTGTATCTTAATCATGAACACTGATTGAATTATTCAATGCCCAGTCTAGATCCTACATTGTTGATAACAATGTATTCCTGCATCAAGAAGGTCCTTGGTTCAAATCCCTGCCTCACCTGATTTTAGGAGACAGGCACCAGTTTGAATACTTATTAATGTGCAGCTCGAAGATGTTTTACCTGTTGTAATGTTATCAATATTGGCATTTGTTCTCCCCTCTGTACTGCTAAATTATTTCTTGTAGTATTTAAATCTGATTATATAAGATATACATACTCTAATtcctaacattttaaaacttttcagtgTTACTATACTTTCTAGCTCTTCCTTTTCCAAGCAAACTTTGGTCAGGCTTAATCAGTTCCAATAACTAAAAGGACTAAAAATTGTGTTATTTATAGCAGTTTCTTCTGACTTATTTTGACTTATTCAACCAAACTATTgatttgctttgttgttgtttgttttggacagTTTATTGTGTAATTCCTAATCAGTAACATGAAATGGGAGGAAGAGAAGTCATTTACATGTTCAAGTTATATTGTTTCTCATTCTTCATTCCAAAGAATTCCACTCTAATTTATGTGTCAAAGAAAGATTTGTGTGCAACAGTTTAAAATGGTCATATTTGAATTATAGTTAAGAGTAATTATCTCATCATTGGAGAGTTTTGTCAATTTCACCTTCCTTTCTCTCcacatgtatgtgtgtgaggaTTTAAGCAACTACAATGTCAACAGAACCAACTTCTGGCTGCATTCAAACGCAATCAGcaaagtattttacttttaaaatgtcagcacTGCCACTTGTTCCTCTGAGGACAAGTATATGAGAAAAAACaagatagaaaaacaacaagagaTGCATTGaatttcctctttctctttctggtcctgctctgcatccatgaagcctCCTTTTCAACGCCTCTGGGATTTAGGGTTGTAGTTTTggttatttgagtttttttcatgGTAACCAGTCGCTCC
This genomic interval from Gambusia affinis linkage group LG02, SWU_Gaff_1.0, whole genome shotgun sequence contains the following:
- the lins1 gene encoding protein Lines homolog 1; protein product: MDVPQSPGPSSIRELSHCYRALLGGACPKLSDAEVARLLFSGVCGQVPERDTQEGAEAAWELIVFSLTLLRKICCGVSAHSLHGAVRGPWGDILSLLFDRMDLMSQLVLHFQSEDQVISHLAAKSASVCVLYLISTSGAVSPVWQKQCVQAFSSSPPAPELDACLWSLTEVVKKLLKQSNHVLLAEVVAAFDCSLTALCSKLLPEERTDVGFGGSWRTTFCLLLDLLEVLTASGLVCGAGLNLRSQRIPAVQSAALLLTVSCCSDYFVKKRILLLLKRVLLQKLGEDWSLEGVALSVQEHRDLHADRCGLAQCVLQAVAADWLQSLQVERAMFFGGREKEGLKPDGTMLRAVSLVLLKSVELHLQTAAAAGKDRPSEVDSYLQSLWSWLRRLDLSQTEVSHSCSWISLLFGEQDDDLMEAASSSLSIFLSYRRCSGWDSYSVLEAACASGCNPHCHFVLLLQSLSFDHSIFLDFLISSETCFLEYFVRYLKYLRGDWQGFAAACGHRNVKRLADACGCEHGEGLQPAGSVPPLEGSSLGVGLRLVEYDSSDESSEEIPDGHKRSETKLKTKPSLLLIQSEKVCPTAAGVLEEETCDVLDRAVSCLSELRQVVTRLQTKQLFPYNPSSLLKLLAQVKNCHQRSPLS